From Camelina sativa cultivar DH55 chromosome 7, Cs, whole genome shotgun sequence, one genomic window encodes:
- the LOC104700387 gene encoding cytochrome b561 domain-containing protein At2g30890-like, producing MIINSKLCIFCFHFKPHEIMEIHHHLFVTLLLLLLSLSYAQENTRSLVIDVNGPVETSPISEKLNPKLVYEIKVHGFMLWASMGVLMPIGIISIRLMSIKDQSSITLRRLFLLHVTSQMVSVILVTIGAIMSVKNFNNSFSNHHQRLGIGLYVIVWFQALLGFLRPPRGGNARRKWFLGHWISGTSIAILGIINIYTGLHAYTKKTSTSAKLWTILFTAQLSSIVLFYLFQDKWSYIQSQITTFNRNQSVDHNSDISAAETGHVEEVDEIKQSY from the exons ATGATAATCAATTCTAAactatgtattttttgtttccacTTCAAACCACATGAAATCATGGAGATTCATCATCACCTCTTCgtcactcttctccttctccttctttcccTAAGCTACGCTCAAGAAAACACCAGAAGCTTGGTCATTGATGTCAATGGTCCAGTCGAAACTTCTCCTATCTCCGAG AAACTAAATCCAAAGCTTGTGTACGAAATCAAAGTGCATGGTTTTATGCTTTGGGCATCGATGGGTGTTTTGATGCCAATTGGTATAATCTCTATCAGATTAATGTCTATCAAAGACCAATCTTCAATCACTCTTCGAcgactcttccttcttcatgTCACTTCTCAG ATGGTTTCAGTGATACTTGTGACAATAGGGGCAATCATGTCAGTAAAAAACTTCAACAATTCCTTCAGTAATCATCATCAACGGCTAGGAATTGGACTTTATGTCATTGTATGGTTCCAAGCTCTTCTTGGCTTCCTCCGACCTCCAAG GGGAGGAAATGCTAGAAGGAAGTGGTTTTTAGGACATTGGATATCAGGAACATCAATTGCTATTCTTGGgataataaacatatatacaggGTTACACGCTTACACCAAGAAGACATCAACAAGTGCTAAGCTTTGGACTATACTCTTCACTGCACAACTCTCTTCCATTGTCTTGTTCTATCTTTTTCAAGACAAGTGGTCTTACATCCAAAGCCAAATAACTACCTTTAACAGAAATCAATCCGTTGATCATAACAGCGACATCTCAGCCGCAGAGACTGGCCATGTAGAGGAGGTCGACGAAATTAAACAAAGCtattag